In Segatella copri, the DNA window GCGTTGTCACAAGTAACTTCGGTTACCGTGCTAGCTTTGGCCGCCAACATAAAGGTATGGACATCAAGGTTTATATTGGCGACTCAATCCGCTCAGCCTTTTCAGGCAGAGTTCGCATTGTAAGATATGAAGGTGGTGGTTACGGTAAGTACATCGTGATTCGTCACAACAACGGTTTGGAGACTATCTATGGTCACCTCTCTAAGCAGCTCGTTACTGAGGGCGAAGAGGTAAGAGCCGGCGACGTGATTGGCTTGGGTGGTAATACGGGTAGAAGTACCGGTTCGCATCTCCACTTTGAGACCCGTCTCTGTGGTGTGGCTCTGAACCCGGCACTCTTCTTCGACTTCCGCAACCAGGACGTTACAGGCGACTTCTACAGCTTTAACCGTAATACCTACGAAAGCGAATCAGCTGATGCCAATGCTGCCCGCGGCAAGGTTGGCAACGGTGGTTACACCAGAGAGCAGGTTAACGGCGGCGAAGTGGGAAGATACTACGAACTGCCTGCTGGCCACGAGAAGCTCTACCACAAGGTGAAGCCAGGCGAAACGCTTAGTTCTATCGCTGAAAAGCGCGGCGTATCTGTAGAGCAGATCTGCAGACTCAACGGCTACCGCAAAGACAAGAAGGTTAGTGTAGGACAGATTATCAGATACGTATAATACGTATAAAAGAATAAACTCAAAAAAAGAGGGTGTGTCATAAATTA includes these proteins:
- a CDS encoding M23 family metallopeptidase encodes the protein MSFKKSIKKISVVALLALTASPVCGQDLLARQAPVDHRMKSLDTLAVSHYRMIEDRENPAAELYEDFSNKYAHRATTLPEHFRIDLRHFCMPTPSRVVTSNFGYRASFGRQHKGMDIKVYIGDSIRSAFSGRVRIVRYEGGGYGKYIVIRHNNGLETIYGHLSKQLVTEGEEVRAGDVIGLGGNTGRSTGSHLHFETRLCGVALNPALFFDFRNQDVTGDFYSFNRNTYESESADANAARGKVGNGGYTREQVNGGEVGRYYELPAGHEKLYHKVKPGETLSSIAEKRGVSVEQICRLNGYRKDKKVSVGQIIRYV